A region of Muntiacus reevesi chromosome 11, mMunRee1.1, whole genome shotgun sequence DNA encodes the following proteins:
- the LOC136144364 gene encoding thymosin beta-4-like, producing MSDKPDMVEIEKFHKSKLKKKETQEKNPLPSKETIEQEKQAGEL from the coding sequence ATGTCTGACAAGCCTGATATGGTTGAGATTGAGAAGTTCCATAAGtcgaaattaaagaaaaaggaaacgcAAGAGAAAAATCCACTGCCTTCGAAAGAAACGATTGAACAGGAGAAGCAAGCAGGTGAGTTGTAA